In Ferribacterium limneticum, a genomic segment contains:
- the ffh gene encoding signal recognition particle protein — MLDNLTNRLARVMKTLKGEARLTETNIADALREVRMALLEADVALPVVKDFIAAVKEKAVGEAVIGSLSPGQALIGVVHAELTKIMGDAHEGINFNTQPPAIILMAGLQGAGKTTTVGKLGKFLKENHKKKVLVVSCDVYRPAAIEQLKSVAGQAGIDFFPSTIGEKPEAIAVAAIDWAKRHYHDVLLVDTAGRLAIDEEMMAEIKRLHAAINPIETLFVVDAMLGQDAVNTAKSFNEALPLTGVVLTKLDGDSRGGAALSVRHVTGKPIKFSGVGEKLTGLEAFHPERMASRILGMGDVLSLIEDAKKGLDEEKAIAFAKKLKSGKGFDLNDFKEQIGQMRNMGGLSALMDKMPAQIAQMAGQMPAGAENKMVGRVEGIINSMTPLERAKPELIKASRKRRIAMGAGVQVQEVNRLLNQFEQSQKMMKMMAKGGIGKLMRGMKGMMPGMR, encoded by the coding sequence ATGCTCGATAACCTGACCAATCGCCTTGCTCGCGTCATGAAGACGCTCAAGGGCGAAGCTCGCCTGACCGAAACCAATATTGCCGATGCCTTGCGCGAAGTGCGTATGGCGCTGCTCGAGGCCGACGTGGCCTTGCCGGTGGTCAAGGATTTTATCGCTGCAGTGAAGGAAAAGGCGGTCGGCGAGGCGGTGATCGGTTCGTTGAGCCCGGGTCAGGCGCTGATCGGCGTTGTGCACGCCGAACTGACCAAGATCATGGGCGATGCCCACGAAGGCATCAATTTCAATACCCAGCCGCCGGCGATTATCCTGATGGCTGGTTTGCAGGGCGCCGGCAAGACGACGACGGTCGGCAAGCTGGGCAAGTTCCTCAAGGAAAATCACAAGAAGAAGGTGCTGGTTGTCTCCTGTGACGTTTATCGTCCGGCGGCTATCGAGCAGTTGAAATCGGTGGCCGGGCAGGCCGGGATCGATTTCTTCCCGTCGACCATTGGCGAGAAGCCCGAGGCGATTGCCGTGGCGGCGATTGACTGGGCCAAGCGTCATTACCACGACGTGTTGCTCGTCGATACGGCCGGCCGTCTGGCTATCGACGAAGAAATGATGGCCGAAATCAAGCGGCTGCATGCCGCGATCAACCCGATCGAAACATTGTTCGTCGTCGATGCCATGTTGGGCCAGGATGCGGTCAATACGGCCAAGTCCTTCAACGAGGCATTGCCGCTGACGGGCGTCGTGCTGACCAAGCTGGATGGCGATTCGCGTGGTGGTGCAGCGTTGTCGGTGCGCCATGTCACCGGCAAGCCAATCAAGTTCTCGGGTGTGGGCGAGAAGCTGACCGGGCTGGAGGCTTTCCATCCGGAGCGGATGGCCTCGCGGATTCTCGGTATGGGCGATGTGTTGTCGCTGATCGAAGATGCCAAGAAAGGTCTGGATGAGGAAAAGGCGATTGCCTTCGCCAAGAAGCTCAAATCCGGCAAGGGCTTCGATCTCAACGATTTCAAGGAACAGATCGGCCAGATGCGCAATATGGGCGGCCTGTCGGCGCTGATGGACAAGATGCCGGCACAGATCGCCCAGATGGCCGGTCAGATGCCGGCCGGGGCTGAGAACAAGATGGTCGGACGGGTCGAGGGGATCATCAATTCGATGACGCCGCTTGAGCGGGCCAAGCCGGAACTGATCAAAGCCAGCCGCAAGCGTCGCATAGCGATGGGGGCGGGGGTTCAGGTGCAGGAGGTCAATCGCCTGCTCAACCAGTTCGAACAGTCGCAGAAAATGATGAAGATGATGGCCAAGGGCGGCATCGGCAAGCTCATGCGTGGCATGAAGGGAATGATGCCTGGGATGCGCTGA
- a CDS encoding cytochrome C assembly family protein — translation MVDIVIQLLPHILAALLYGALGFHFWNTRWREGENQCVACPMQIWERVAIATALVVHATGLYDALFAEVGMRFSFSFALSLMMWLAVLIYWLESFMARMEGMQPMVLPLAALCTALPVFFPNVHLVAHASATGFKLHFLAAMLAYSLLTLSALHAIFMGFTENALHKHSLKRSLNSLPPLLTMEKLLFRMLLVGFVLLTLTVGSGVFFSEALFGKPLTVDHKTLFAFASWGIFATLLVGRHVWGWRGKRALRWTLAGFALLILAYVGSRFVAEVILGRV, via the coding sequence ATGGTTGATATTGTAATTCAGCTTCTGCCGCACATTCTTGCTGCCCTGCTTTATGGTGCACTTGGCTTCCATTTCTGGAACACCCGCTGGCGCGAGGGAGAAAACCAGTGTGTCGCCTGTCCCATGCAAATCTGGGAACGGGTTGCCATTGCCACCGCCTTGGTCGTGCACGCCACCGGCCTTTACGACGCCCTGTTTGCCGAAGTCGGCATGCGCTTCTCGTTCAGTTTTGCCCTGTCGCTCATGATGTGGCTCGCCGTTCTCATTTACTGGCTGGAAAGCTTCATGGCACGCATGGAGGGCATGCAGCCCATGGTTCTGCCGCTGGCAGCACTATGCACCGCGCTTCCCGTCTTCTTCCCGAACGTTCATCTGGTCGCCCACGCCAGCGCCACCGGCTTCAAACTCCACTTCCTGGCCGCCATGCTGGCCTACAGCCTGCTGACCCTGTCTGCACTGCACGCGATTTTCATGGGCTTTACCGAAAACGCCCTGCACAAGCACTCGCTGAAACGCAGTCTGAACAGCCTGCCGCCCCTACTGACCATGGAAAAGTTGCTGTTCCGCATGCTGCTCGTCGGCTTCGTTCTATTGACCCTGACTGTCGGTAGCGGTGTTTTCTTCTCCGAAGCCCTGTTTGGCAAACCTCTGACGGTGGATCACAAAACCCTGTTCGCCTTCGCTTCGTGGGGCATCTTTGCCACACTGCTTGTTGGGCGCCACGTTTGGGGCTGGCGTGGCAAACGCGCCCTGCGCTGGACCCTGGCCGGATTCGCGCTGCTGATTCTGGCCTACGTTGGCAGTCGATTCGTCGCCGAAGTCATCCTCGGACGCGTCTAA
- the pilB gene encoding type IV-A pilus assembly ATPase PilB, which produces MAATPQNPPLGGLARALVQAGQLKEAEAEQLLAQAHSSKTSLIEQIIISQKAGALDIARFVADTFGYPLLDLAAFDEAHIPSDAIDRKLIATHKVIPLNKRGNRLSVAIADPTNLRALDEIRFQTGLAVDPIVVEQSKLAPLVAKYAESAADALKNFTSEDINLDFLDEEAAGKADEVAGQEIDDAPVVKFIQKMLLDAINDGASDIHFEPYEKFYRIRFRVDGILREVATPPLAIKEKIASRIKVISRLNIAEKRVPQDGRMRLVLSKNRAIDFRVSTLPTLQGEKIVMRILDPTSATLGIEALGYEPEQKATLLEAISRPYGMILVTGPTGSGKTVSLYTCLNILNKDGINISTAEDPAEINLPGVNQVNVDDRAGLTFPVALKAFLRQDPDIIMVGEIRDLETAEISIKAAQTGHLVLSTLHTNDAPQTLTRLMNMGVPMFNIASSVLLITAQRLARRLCNCKKPITVPEQALLDAGYAEADLDGSWTLFGPSGCDRCKGTGYKGRVGIYQVMPISEAMQRLILSGATALDLGAQAKAEGVKNLRESGLLKVKQGMTSLDEVLSTTNA; this is translated from the coding sequence ATGGCAGCAACACCTCAAAATCCTCCACTCGGCGGCCTGGCACGAGCCCTTGTACAGGCCGGGCAACTCAAGGAGGCCGAGGCAGAACAATTGCTGGCACAAGCTCACAGCAGCAAGACATCGCTGATCGAGCAGATCATAATCAGCCAAAAAGCCGGCGCGCTCGATATCGCGCGTTTCGTTGCCGACACCTTTGGCTATCCACTACTCGATCTCGCCGCATTCGATGAGGCGCACATCCCGTCAGACGCGATCGACAGAAAGCTGATCGCCACCCACAAAGTCATCCCGCTCAACAAGCGTGGCAACCGTCTTTCGGTCGCCATCGCCGACCCGACCAATCTGCGCGCCCTCGACGAAATACGCTTTCAGACCGGACTCGCTGTCGACCCCATCGTCGTCGAGCAATCGAAACTCGCCCCTCTGGTTGCCAAGTACGCCGAATCCGCTGCGGATGCACTCAAGAATTTCACCAGCGAAGACATCAACCTCGACTTTCTCGACGAAGAAGCGGCAGGCAAAGCTGACGAAGTGGCCGGCCAGGAGATTGATGATGCTCCGGTTGTCAAATTCATTCAGAAAATGTTGCTGGATGCCATCAACGACGGCGCTTCCGACATCCACTTCGAACCCTACGAAAAGTTCTATCGCATCCGCTTTCGGGTCGACGGTATCTTGCGTGAAGTCGCCACGCCCCCCTTGGCGATCAAGGAAAAAATCGCCTCGCGAATCAAGGTCATTTCCCGACTGAATATTGCCGAAAAGCGTGTCCCCCAAGATGGGCGGATGCGACTCGTATTATCGAAGAATCGGGCCATCGATTTCCGGGTCAGTACCCTGCCGACATTGCAGGGCGAAAAGATCGTTATGCGGATTCTCGACCCTACTTCCGCCACATTGGGCATTGAGGCACTCGGCTATGAACCGGAACAGAAAGCCACTCTGCTGGAAGCCATCAGCCGGCCTTACGGAATGATTCTGGTGACCGGGCCAACCGGCTCCGGCAAAACGGTATCGCTCTACACCTGCCTGAACATCCTGAACAAGGATGGCATCAATATTTCGACGGCCGAAGATCCTGCTGAAATAAACCTCCCCGGCGTCAATCAGGTTAACGTCGACGACCGCGCGGGACTAACTTTCCCCGTCGCGCTCAAAGCCTTTCTGCGCCAGGATCCGGACATCATCATGGTCGGCGAAATCCGCGACCTGGAAACCGCAGAGATATCGATCAAGGCTGCCCAGACAGGCCACCTTGTACTTTCGACACTGCATACAAATGACGCACCGCAAACCTTGACCCGCCTGATGAACATGGGAGTCCCCATGTTCAACATTGCCTCCAGCGTTCTCCTGATCACCGCTCAACGTTTGGCCCGTCGACTCTGCAATTGCAAAAAACCCATCACAGTTCCAGAACAGGCACTTCTTGATGCGGGGTATGCGGAGGCAGACCTCGATGGATCCTGGACACTGTTCGGCCCGAGCGGTTGCGATCGCTGCAAAGGTACTGGCTACAAAGGGCGAGTTGGCATCTATCAGGTCATGCCAATATCCGAGGCCATGCAGCGCCTGATCCTGAGCGGAGCCACTGCGCTTGATCTGGGCGCCCAAGCCAAGGCTGAAGGGGTGAAAAACCTGCGCGAATCCGGTTTGTTGAAGGTAAAACAAGGCATGACGTCACTTGACGAAGTCTTAAGCACTACCAACGCCTAA
- a CDS encoding type II secretion system F family protein — protein MATAARSRASAVKENTFLWEGKNKDGKAVRGEMRAASDSVVQTTLRRQGITSIKAKKVRFKTGGTITEKDISLFTRQLATMMKSGVPLLQSFDIVGRGHSNPAVGKLLLDIKSDVETGSSLSQAFRKFPLQFDALYCNLVAAGEQAGILDTLLDRLATYKEKIIAIKGKIKSALFYPIAVLVVAFIITAVIMIFVIPAFKDVFKSFGADLPAPTLFVIALSDFFVAYWWAIFGILGGGLYTFLESWKRSEKIQMAMDRLLLKMPVFGEIVRKSVIARWTRTLATMFAAGVPLVESLESVGGAAGNHVYKVATRQIQSEVSTGTNLTTAMQNVNLFPNMVIQMVSIGEESGALDSMLSKVADFFEQEVDDAVDAMSSLMEPIIMVVLGTLIGGMVVAMYLPIFKIGAVV, from the coding sequence ATGGCTACCGCCGCAAGATCTAGGGCCTCGGCAGTCAAGGAAAACACCTTCCTCTGGGAGGGAAAGAACAAAGATGGCAAAGCCGTTCGCGGAGAAATGCGCGCAGCCAGCGACTCCGTCGTGCAAACCACGCTGCGTCGGCAAGGCATAACCAGCATTAAGGCCAAGAAAGTCCGCTTCAAGACTGGTGGCACGATTACGGAAAAAGATATTTCCCTGTTCACCCGCCAGTTGGCGACCATGATGAAATCAGGCGTCCCGCTGTTGCAGTCGTTCGATATCGTCGGTCGAGGACACTCCAATCCCGCAGTCGGCAAATTACTGCTCGATATTAAGTCAGATGTTGAAACAGGCAGTTCCCTGTCTCAAGCGTTCCGCAAGTTTCCACTGCAATTCGATGCACTGTATTGCAATCTCGTCGCAGCTGGCGAACAGGCCGGCATTCTGGACACATTGCTGGACCGCCTTGCAACCTATAAGGAAAAAATAATAGCAATCAAAGGCAAGATAAAGTCTGCACTGTTCTACCCGATTGCAGTCTTGGTTGTTGCCTTCATCATCACTGCCGTGATCATGATTTTCGTGATCCCAGCATTTAAGGATGTGTTCAAGAGCTTTGGTGCCGACCTCCCAGCGCCGACCTTGTTTGTGATTGCGCTTTCAGACTTTTTCGTTGCCTATTGGTGGGCGATATTCGGCATTCTTGGCGGTGGCCTCTATACATTTCTTGAGAGCTGGAAGCGCTCAGAAAAAATCCAGATGGCCATGGATCGACTACTTCTGAAAATGCCCGTTTTTGGAGAAATTGTCCGCAAGTCAGTAATTGCTAGATGGACCAGAACCTTGGCCACTATGTTTGCTGCCGGCGTACCACTGGTCGAATCCCTTGAGTCAGTCGGCGGCGCGGCCGGCAATCACGTTTACAAAGTTGCGACCCGACAAATTCAAAGTGAGGTGTCCACAGGTACCAACCTGACTACCGCAATGCAGAACGTGAATCTATTTCCCAACATGGTAATTCAGATGGTATCCATCGGCGAAGAGTCTGGTGCGTTGGATTCCATGCTCTCCAAGGTTGCCGATTTTTTTGAACAGGAAGTCGATGACGCTGTGGATGCGATGTCCAGCCTGATGGAGCCCATCATCATGGTAGTCCTCGGTACGCTGATTGGCGGCATGGTTGTTGCAATGTATCTACCAATATTCAAGATCGGAGCCGTCGTCTAA
- a CDS encoding prepilin peptidase, whose amino-acid sequence MLPETLGGLAAAAGLLGLCVGSFLNVVIHRLPKMMEQEWQAQCAELRGEQGATAAEPLSLAKPRSRCPTCGHQITAIENIPLVSYLLILKGKCSGCHARISPRYPIIEALTGLVSAYVAWHFGPTLQAAGALILVWSLIALAAIDLDTQLLPDSITLPLLWLGLTLNLWGAYADLPSAVVGAMLGYLALWSVFWLFKLVTGKEGMGYGDFKLLAALGAWLGWQMLPAIILLSSVVGAIVGITLIVATRHGRNVPIPFGPYLAAAGGIALFWGNSITHSYLGLIG is encoded by the coding sequence ATGCTTCCGGAAACCCTGGGCGGTCTGGCTGCTGCGGCGGGGCTGCTTGGCCTGTGTGTTGGCAGTTTTCTCAATGTAGTCATTCACCGACTACCCAAAATGATGGAGCAGGAATGGCAGGCGCAATGTGCCGAATTGCGCGGAGAGCAGGGAGCGACCGCGGCAGAGCCTCTATCACTGGCAAAACCACGCTCACGCTGCCCTACCTGTGGCCACCAAATTACAGCCATCGAGAATATCCCGCTTGTCAGCTATCTGTTGATTCTCAAGGGTAAATGCTCGGGATGTCATGCGCGCATTTCGCCCCGCTATCCGATCATCGAGGCGCTTACTGGCCTCGTATCGGCCTATGTTGCCTGGCATTTCGGCCCGACACTTCAAGCGGCCGGCGCACTCATATTGGTCTGGTCCCTGATTGCACTCGCCGCCATCGACCTCGACACTCAACTGTTGCCGGACTCGATTACGCTACCATTGCTCTGGCTGGGTCTCACTCTTAACCTGTGGGGAGCATATGCCGACCTGCCCTCCGCGGTCGTCGGCGCGATGCTCGGCTATTTGGCGCTGTGGAGCGTATTTTGGCTATTCAAGCTGGTCACTGGCAAGGAAGGCATGGGCTATGGCGATTTCAAACTACTTGCCGCACTGGGCGCATGGCTGGGCTGGCAGATGCTGCCAGCCATTATCCTGCTCTCCTCGGTGGTCGGTGCCATCGTCGGCATCACGCTGATCGTTGCCACCCGGCACGGACGCAACGTTCCGATTCCGTTCGGCCCCTACCTCGCGGCAGCTGGAGGCATCGCTCTTTTCTGGGGCAATTCGATCACGCACAGCTATCTTGGTCTTATCGGTTGA
- a CDS encoding FmdB family zinc ribbon protein has product MPIYEYRCDSCGFQKEHLQKMSDPVLTICPECSKESYSKLLSAAGFQLKGSGWYATDFKGGSKKADAAPPCQTGEGSCSSCVAN; this is encoded by the coding sequence ATGCCGATTTACGAATATCGCTGTGACTCCTGCGGCTTCCAGAAAGAACATCTGCAAAAAATGAGCGATCCCGTGCTCACGATTTGCCCGGAATGCAGCAAGGAAAGCTACAGCAAGCTACTTTCCGCCGCCGGCTTTCAGCTCAAAGGCAGTGGCTGGTATGCCACCGACTTCAAGGGTGGTAGCAAGAAAGCAGATGCCGCCCCCCCGTGTCAGACCGGAGAAGGAAGCTGCTCGTCGTGCGTGGCCAACTGA
- a CDS encoding DUF502 domain-containing protein: protein MKRYFITGLLIWVPLVITGWVLSMIISTLDQSLRLLPEGMHPQSLVGFAIPGAGAVLTLAMILFTGLLATNFIGQKLVVWSEKILARIPVVNSVYHSVKQVSDTLFSPNGNAFRKALLIHYPHQGSWTIAFQTGSPGGDIVNHLDGEHVSVYVPTTPNPTSGFFLMLPAKDVIELEMTVDEALKYIISMGVVAPQPHPRVITNT from the coding sequence ATTAAACGCTATTTCATCACGGGCCTGCTGATCTGGGTCCCGTTGGTCATTACCGGTTGGGTGCTGTCGATGATCATCAGCACGCTTGATCAGTCCTTGCGTCTGCTGCCCGAGGGCATGCATCCGCAAAGCCTGGTCGGATTCGCCATTCCTGGCGCCGGGGCGGTTCTGACGCTGGCGATGATCCTGTTTACCGGCCTGCTCGCCACCAATTTCATTGGCCAGAAACTCGTTGTCTGGTCAGAAAAGATCCTGGCTCGCATCCCTGTGGTCAACTCGGTTTACCACAGTGTCAAGCAGGTTTCCGACACGCTTTTCTCCCCGAATGGCAATGCGTTCCGCAAGGCCCTGCTGATTCACTACCCCCACCAGGGCAGCTGGACCATCGCCTTCCAGACCGGTAGCCCCGGAGGCGATATCGTCAATCATCTCGATGGCGAGCATGTCAGCGTTTACGTGCCGACCACGCCCAACCCGACCTCGGGGTTTTTCCTGATGCTTCCGGCCAAGGATGTCATCGAACTCGAGATGACCGTCGACGAAGCGCTCAAATACATTATCTCGATGGGCGTCGTGGCTCCCCAGCCACACCCCCGCGTCATTACCAACACCTGA
- the aspS gene encoding aspartate--tRNA ligase, producing MRTHYCGQLNAALDGQIVTLCGWAHRRRDHGGVIFIDLRDREGLAQVVCDPDRAATFSIAESVRNEFCLKITGKVRPRPAGTTNANLASGEIEILCHEIEVLNPSVTPPFQLDEDNLSENVRLLHRVIDLRRPQMQNNLMLRYKTSRAFRRFLDDNGFIDIETPMLTKSTPEGARDYLVPSRVHPGQFFALPQSPQLFKQLLMVAGYDRYYQIVKCFRDEDLRADRQPEFTQVDIETSFMSEAEIMALTEKLIRTVFKEAIDVDLPDFPRMTYAEAMHRFGSDKPDLRVTLELTEVTDAFKDVAFKVFAGVANSEGGRIAAMRIPGGATLTRGEIDAYTQFVGIYGARGLAYIKVNDVTQINETGLQSPIVKNLSEASLKAVIERTGAQSGDLIFFGADKAKIVNDALGALRIKIGHEKGFVTGAKWAPLWVIDFPMFEYDDENKRWSACHHPFTSPKDEHLDLLVSDPGKCLAKAYDLALNGWELGGGSVRIHRSDVQEKVFSALNIGPEEQQAKFGFLLDALKYGAPPHGGLAFGLDRIVTMMTGAESIRDVIAFPKTQRAQCLLTDAPSGVDEKQLRELHIRLRQKVETQVEVSPT from the coding sequence ATGCGTACCCATTATTGCGGACAACTTAATGCCGCCCTCGACGGGCAAATCGTTACCCTGTGCGGCTGGGCCCATCGTCGGCGCGACCACGGCGGCGTTATTTTCATCGACTTGCGCGATCGCGAAGGTTTGGCGCAGGTCGTTTGCGACCCTGATCGTGCCGCCACGTTCTCCATCGCCGAATCGGTCCGCAACGAGTTTTGCCTGAAGATCACCGGCAAAGTCCGTCCGCGCCCGGCCGGTACGACCAATGCCAACCTGGCATCCGGCGAGATCGAAATCCTCTGCCACGAGATCGAGGTGTTGAACCCATCCGTCACGCCGCCGTTCCAACTGGACGAAGACAATCTGTCCGAGAACGTTCGCCTGCTGCATCGCGTCATTGATCTGCGTCGTCCGCAGATGCAGAACAATCTGATGCTGCGTTACAAAACCTCCCGCGCCTTCCGCCGCTTCCTTGACGACAACGGTTTCATCGATATCGAAACACCGATGCTCACCAAGTCGACCCCGGAAGGCGCACGCGATTATCTGGTGCCTTCACGCGTTCATCCGGGCCAGTTCTTTGCCCTCCCGCAGTCGCCGCAGCTCTTCAAGCAGTTGCTGATGGTGGCTGGCTACGACCGTTACTACCAGATCGTCAAATGCTTCCGCGACGAGGATTTGCGCGCTGACCGCCAGCCCGAATTCACCCAGGTCGATATCGAAACCTCGTTCATGAGCGAGGCCGAAATCATGGCGTTGACGGAAAAGCTGATCCGCACTGTCTTCAAGGAAGCCATAGACGTCGACTTGCCTGACTTCCCGCGCATGACCTATGCCGAAGCCATGCACCGCTTTGGCTCCGACAAGCCGGATCTGCGCGTCACGCTTGAACTGACTGAAGTTACCGATGCGTTCAAGGATGTCGCCTTCAAGGTCTTTGCCGGCGTTGCCAACAGCGAAGGTGGTCGCATCGCCGCCATGCGCATTCCGGGCGGCGCCACGCTGACCCGCGGAGAGATCGATGCCTACACTCAGTTTGTCGGCATCTACGGCGCCCGTGGGCTGGCTTACATAAAGGTCAATGACGTCACCCAGATCAACGAAACTGGCCTCCAGTCGCCGATTGTCAAAAATCTGTCGGAAGCTTCGCTGAAGGCCGTCATCGAGCGCACCGGCGCCCAGTCCGGCGACCTGATCTTCTTCGGAGCCGACAAGGCCAAGATCGTCAATGACGCCCTTGGCGCCTTGCGCATCAAGATCGGCCACGAAAAGGGCTTCGTCACCGGCGCCAAGTGGGCTCCGCTGTGGGTCATCGACTTCCCGATGTTCGAGTACGACGATGAAAACAAGCGCTGGTCGGCATGCCACCACCCGTTCACCAGCCCCAAGGACGAGCATCTTGACCTGCTGGTCAGCGATCCGGGCAAGTGCCTGGCCAAGGCCTACGACCTGGCGCTCAACGGCTGGGAACTGGGCGGCGGCTCGGTGCGTATCCACCGCTCCGATGTGCAGGAAAAGGTTTTCTCGGCCCTCAACATCGGCCCCGAGGAGCAACAGGCCAAGTTCGGCTTCCTGCTCGACGCGCTGAAGTACGGCGCCCCGCCGCACGGCGGCCTGGCTTTTGGTCTCGACCGCATCGTCACCATGATGACCGGTGCCGAATCGATCCGCGACGTGATTGCTTTCCCGAAGACCCAGCGCGCCCAGTGTTTGCTCACCGACGCGCCGTCCGGCGTCGACGAGAAGCAATTGCGCGAACTGCACATCCGTTTGCGCCAGAAGGTCGAAACGCAAGTCGAAGTCAGCCCGACCTAA
- a CDS encoding ribonuclease domain-containing protein: MQTFLRLLIVAWLAIGSAFAFSFGRDATVDTILVANLPTEARQTLALIKAGGPFPYERDGIVFGNFEKRLPLHPRGYYREYTVKTPWRKDRGPRRIVAGRDSNYYYTDDHYRTFRQIAE, from the coding sequence ATGCAGACTTTCCTGCGCCTCCTGATCGTCGCCTGGCTGGCGATCGGGAGCGCATTTGCTTTCAGTTTCGGGCGCGATGCTACGGTCGACACGATTTTGGTGGCAAATTTGCCCACCGAAGCCCGGCAAACACTTGCCCTGATCAAGGCCGGCGGCCCGTTTCCCTATGAGCGAGATGGCATCGTATTCGGCAACTTCGAAAAACGCCTGCCCTTGCACCCGCGTGGCTATTACCGCGAATACACGGTAAAAACACCGTGGCGCAAGGATCGCGGGCCTCGCCGGATCGTCGCCGGCCGGGACAGCAACTACTATTACACCGACGACCACTACCGGACCTTTCGGCAAATCGCGGAATAG
- a CDS encoding barstar family protein: MSDNLLENASASGVFHLVATQQSTIETAAKQADFCVLKADIVRPASTQDVLLQLGSALDFPSWYGANFDALYDCLTDPDWRPAKGHVLFINGITRLRAAHPVDFATLIEVLQAAAEDRRKTHVPFWILIDAPARGITTLAEA, translated from the coding sequence ATGAGCGACAACCTGCTCGAAAATGCCAGTGCATCCGGGGTATTCCACCTGGTGGCAACTCAACAATCGACCATCGAAACAGCGGCCAAGCAGGCTGATTTCTGCGTCCTGAAGGCCGACATCGTCAGGCCCGCTTCAACGCAGGACGTATTGCTTCAACTCGGTAGCGCGCTCGATTTTCCGAGCTGGTACGGCGCCAATTTCGATGCGCTCTATGACTGCCTGACCGACCCCGACTGGCGACCCGCCAAGGGTCACGTCCTGTTCATCAACGGCATAACCCGCTTGCGTGCAGCGCACCCGGTTGATTTCGCCACCTTGATCGAAGTCTTGCAGGCGGCAGCCGAAGACAGGCGCAAAACACATGTGCCCTTCTGGATCCTGATCGACGCCCCGGCCCGTGGCATTACGACACTCGCCGAGGCATGA
- the nudB gene encoding dihydroneopterin triphosphate diphosphatase yields the protein MTTGHKQPVSVLVVIHTEALDVLLLERSAHPGFWQSVTGSREGSEALIDTARREVFEETGIATANGLLVDWQMSNTFEIFTEWRHRYAPAVSHNVEHVFSLQLAERPAIVTAPDEHRDWQWLPWREAAEHCFSWSNRDAILMLPERPSFGT from the coding sequence ATGACCACCGGCCACAAACAGCCGGTTTCCGTTCTAGTCGTCATTCACACCGAGGCCCTTGACGTACTCCTGCTAGAGAGATCTGCCCACCCGGGATTTTGGCAATCGGTAACGGGCAGCCGTGAAGGTAGCGAAGCACTGATCGACACCGCTCGCCGCGAAGTCTTCGAAGAAACCGGGATAGCCACGGCCAATGGCCTCCTTGTTGATTGGCAGATGAGCAACACCTTCGAAATTTTTACCGAATGGCGACACCGCTACGCGCCAGCGGTCAGCCATAACGTTGAACATGTCTTCAGCCTGCAACTTGCTGAACGACCGGCTATCGTCACGGCGCCTGACGAACACCGGGACTGGCAATGGCTACCCTGGCGAGAGGCCGCCGAGCACTGCTTCTCATGGAGCAACCGGGATGCCATTCTCATGCTCCCCGAAAGGCCCTCTTTCGGGACTTGA
- a CDS encoding Hsp20/alpha crystallin family protein — protein MANITRIDPFDDLFRGFFVRPVDYDGAPTQPPSIKMDVKEQGDCYLIHADLPGVKKEDIHVVVDGNQVSVSAEVKQEKETKEGERVLRSERYFGKVSRSFQLGQEIDDGKAVAKFNDGVLELTLPKRTETTSKRLSVV, from the coding sequence ATGGCAAACATCACCCGAATCGACCCATTCGACGACCTGTTCCGCGGCTTTTTCGTACGTCCAGTGGATTATGACGGCGCCCCGACCCAGCCTCCATCCATCAAGATGGATGTCAAGGAACAAGGCGACTGCTATCTGATCCATGCCGACCTGCCGGGCGTCAAAAAGGAAGACATTCATGTCGTCGTCGATGGCAATCAGGTCTCGGTCAGCGCCGAAGTCAAACAGGAGAAGGAAACCAAGGAAGGCGAGCGCGTACTGCGCTCCGAACGCTATTTTGGCAAGGTTTCCCGTTCGTTCCAGTTGGGACAGGAAATCGACGATGGCAAAGCGGTCGCCAAGTTCAACGATGGCGTCCTTGAGCTGACCTTGCCCAAGCGGACCGAAACGACCAGCAAACGTTTGAGCGTCGTTTAA